TTGTAAGGACAGCATTCCTGAGGCAGTAATTCATCTGAAACCTGAATTGTCTAACCTAATCTGTCCAATCGAAGGGAATTATAACAATCTACAAAACACCTGTCAAAGTTACGTTGCAGGATAAGGAGGGAATCTCACAGTGGGAGAGGAAGGATACAACAAGTAGGAAACAAGCAAGCCTGGCAGACAGAGAGACTCTGCAGGAAGACACTTAAGTATAATTgctgacagaaaaagagaccTCAGTCACTCCATGAGAAGCTGTGAGTGCTAGCGGTCTGTGACAACATGAAGATAGTGGATGTCCCCGAGGAAGGAAGGCGATGTTTCATCTTTAGGGAAGACAGtccagagaggaagagagaaaaaaataagaggGTGAGATAGATAAGAAGAATGTATTAAAGTGCAAAAGCAATAGTACTAGTTAGAAAAACAAAGTTGGAAAGGTGGGAAATGGGCAAAAATAAGGTTGCGGTGCaatctaaaataaaatggtTCATTATCTGAAATTTCCACTCATTCAAACAACTGTGATTTAAACCTGAGGATTCATGAACCCCATGTAGGTGAAAATTTAGAACCATTGACAAAAACGCTAAGCAGTTATTGAGTACATTCTTGAGTGATTCTACCACTTTTCTAACTCGCATAAAACAAATGTATAAAATCTTTATTGTAAGAAGCATTTGTTGTACAAATCTGCAAGCTGCATGGTTCCCCTCAAATATGTGCAAAACATTCGGTTCAGTTTGGTACTTTtaccaaacaaaacaagtctagacacaattaaaaaaaacttgtgggATACAcccaaaagcacacacacataccaccAAACATTTCCAGCTGCTTGGAAAAGAAACTGGGAGCATGAGgagcaaaatgacacaatatgCGTGAGAAACTCATGTGGATAAAATGGGAGTTCTATCAAACAAACccttacataaaataaataaacctaattttaaagacacagtgaaattaaaaaaaaatctccatcaTACTCtctataataatataataacttTTAGTATGCCAAAAGTAAAAGAAACTCTTGGAGTGTGTTTTTGATAACATCTTCAGTTTGTGTTCAGCCAAACTTATGAGATTAAGGCTCCTAGTTAACGGAACCCAGTGTATAAAACACCCCTGGACCAACACTTCATGAATCATAATAGCTAGTAGAGCGATGTAATGGAGCAGACGTGTATGTTTGGACATTAGATGTCAAAAGTCTTTATTACATTTCCAAAGAATGTGAGCTCAAATATATTCTGTCCTGTCTTAGGCCACATGAACTTAACACCACTGGCAAGGCAGGGGTGAGTGGAGGCCAACAGCTCATTTTAACTCCTTATCTACAAAGTCACACCCATTTTAGAGTAAGTCAATCGTATCTGAAAGCTTCGATTTAAATCCTTCGCATAACTGTACAAACCACACCTATTTCATCAATTCACTCTGAAAAATACATTATGGAGAATAACAACAACCAACCCCTTTTCAcaacaaatatgtgtaaaacTGCATcaaggaaaagaggaagaaaggtGGTAAAGCAGAGTGGaaatgtgagtgtgtctgtgtgtttcggCTCTACCTGTCGAGCGTGGGGGCCGCGAGGCTTGCGGAACACCACAAGCAGGATCTCTGGCAGTAGGCTGAGCAGGATGAGCAGGATGATGACCAGCCAGGCCGACACCGAGCTCAGCATGTTGGCAAACACAAAGTACAAACGCTGCTGCCTCAGGAAAGGCCTGCAGGAAAGGCAACACTTTAGTTTACAATGTTTGGAGGAGCTACAGGGTTTAGAGAGCATTGAAAGATATTATTTTGTCCTGAATTGGTTTCTAACCATATTATTCCTCCCcagaagaagctgaaaaacaCGTAGAAGGCCAGGGAACCCCAGATAACAAAGTGGTTGATCCATGTCCAATGCCGTGTGTCCAGAGCAAGCTGGAATGGTGGAgaagacaaatgacaaacatatgaaacacacacacacacacaaattatgCCCTTTTAGAAGACAAGATAAAAAACAGAGGAGAAACTTACCTTTAGTGTCACAGTGAAGACAAGAACAGTGAATACAATCGTTCCATATGACCAGTTCCCAAAAACCTGGATTTAAACAAGACCAATGTGTAAATGGAGTTGGGGGATAATGCTTAATCATGCAAATCAGTCACACTCATTTACAAGATGATTGAAATCAAACCTGGCCATTATCCTGCAGGGCTGGGTTGCTGAACAAATATCGAACACCAAAGAAGAAGAGCAAACCATGGAAGACTCCCAGCAACGTCCAGTAGAGGAATGGTCCCCACCGCAGCATAGCATTCTTAGCAATCTCTCTAAAGAAAGTCATAAAAGAGGAAGATGAACCTCTTTTTTCAGTCTCTTTGCACTCAATCTCaatcatgaaaatgaaaactataACGTATTCAAATAAGAAATGTCAACAGCTCTTcctaaaccaaaaaaagaaaacactcatACAGTGTTTCATGTCAAGTTAAATGTCTTAAACTGCTTCATCATATAGCTTAAggtgaaaaaaatcatcttcaCAAAGCCTATGTTGCATCAGAGGGGACAACACTACAATCTtacatatgaatatatatatatgtatatgatCTATGTAAATAGATATATAGAGAGaatgtgtatacatatatagaatGTATATGAATGAAGGTACAGTTAGTAGCCACTATGAAACAGGGCCAcctattattattttgcagaaataacCTACTAAACGTTGGCAGTTGTCAGTTATAATTGACTGCTGAAAAGCAGTAAGACAGGACTTCACTTGGGTGTGTTTCCACTTTTGTAAATTTCTTTTAACtaaaaaatctgaagaaaagATTGGCCTCACAATCAGCTGACTAAGCTATTGCTGCTCCAAAATGCAATCctagatttaaaacataaagaagattgtattttttcttatttttgatgacaggaTACAGCGTAACAGACACACTTAATCCACAATCCACTAATATACggatgaggaaaaaaatccccTTGTTCACCTGTAGAGGGTAGCATTGTCCAGGAGAACCTCCATGCAGATGTGCTGCTCCAAAAGGCTGTAAGCCAGGATGGGCATGGAGGTGAAGCAGATGTTGTACATCGTCAAATAGGCCGCATCATACAGGGGCTGgggaggatgggaggagggaggagaggggaggattGAAGGGGCAGGGGTTGGTAAGGAAGCGGAGGTGGAGGGATAGGGCAACTAGGGGTTAATATCATGGAGAGGATAAAACTCATACACGCCATCACAACGTAAACATACAGCACGTCATATAAGCAAGCTTATACAGGTCTTTCATGTACTTATGAAAGATGTATGTCATTGTCCTACAATGATATCTACAGTAATTAATGTGCTAACTGGGATTTTTATCTGAATGCGCAACCAGCAACAAACTAGATACATGCAGGCTGTATTTCTTCTCTCATTAATAATAAAGTTAATACCTCTGACTgaatttttacagtgtgacagaaacacacatgccAACCGGATTACATAACATCCATATGCTATGTATCATGGTGGCAGAACGTGACACACCTGTGTTATTTCAACAGCTTTGTGTAGTGTAAGATTGTGTATAAACATAACAGACCACATATCAAACATCCCAAGGGCAGTGAGGCAGGGACAATCTGAGGGAAAGAAATCTGGAATtcaggaggatgaggaggtgtAGATTTAAAGGACACTGCCTCCTTTCATGTTCAGAACATCTTTGAACCTCAATGAGATTCAGGACATACTCACTTGCTGAGAGTAGCCGCAGAAGAACTGGTACAAAAACTGCGGTAAGATGAAGCAAAGATTCTGCAGGCAAAAAAGAAGGGGAACAGGCTCACAGTGATGGATAAAATCATCAAAGGACATCAAATGAATTCTCGAGTACCTGTGTGCTTTTAAAGTGAGAATAAAAATTGCAATACATTAACCTGAGTTCAACCTCAAAATCGGTTTAACTTGTTGAGATAAATTCTGTCAAATCTGTATCTGTGCATCACATAACTCCCAAAGCAAGTGGATGGTGAGTTTGTTGGGGAAACAAAGACTTTGCTGAAAGTCCAAACAAGCTGTGAGACTGAAGCGAGATAAAAAGTCAACGTGACAGACGCATTTGTTCCTCCTACCTTGTAAAAGAAATATTGGACGAGGTGTGCAATGCGAACATAGTAGAGATGCCCATGAGCCAACAAAAGTTTCTTGAGGTGCTTGAGTTTGGGGATGGCATAGTCACTGTTCCTCACTGCCTGCCGGCCTTCTTTGCCCTTAATGCCTGAAACACCaaaccaaaaaattacacactATTCTCACTAAAAAGCTACACTTAGTAATTGCAGAGTCCCTAGTCTACTTCAGCATGACACTTCTTACCAATGCCAACATGAGCTTCTAAAATCATGCTGACATCATTGGCTCCGTCTCCGATGGAGAGGGTGATTGGGCAGCCTTTGGAGTTCTTTACCATTTTCACAATCTATACATAGAGCAAGACAAAGGGGTAAGaattaaaaatctattaaaaaaaagtcttcattGCCACAGTACACACAAGATTGGACAGCATGAACGAGTGATGTAAACTTCATAATACTGcaatattacataaaatacTTAATCAAAACTAATAGCAAGCTTAGCAAACTGTCCAAAAAACTAAGAGTTTAGATTCCATCTAAGGATGTCCACACTATGTAGCAAATATTTTAACAGTAACTTGTAAACTGGGACTCTGCATGTAATATGTCCAATGTAAAGAAAAGTACAGTGTGGCTTGCCTTTTTCCTGACCAATCCGGCCTTCAAGTCATTGATATTTTATAATTTAAGTAAATACTAAAGTCAATTCTATTGTGCAAAATCATAAATGTGTGCAACTCTCTTGCTGTGGAGACGTTCATatagatcctgctgctgtctgatggtgtaggtatttaataaacgtggaggaaagactcctacaaacagctggaagcaacaaactaaatgtAAGCTCCTATTAACGTTTTGTCAAAACTTAgattatatttgtaaaatgatatttttaagaaattttggtttgtaatagatttaaaattgTAGGGGAAATGTACAAGAAAGGCATTTTATGATTTGGGCTGCAAATCATGTCTTTGTGCTCCCTGTAATGCTTTTGGATCAATGTTTGTGCTTAACTGTTGAATAGAGTTTACCCCAAATTGTTTCATACAACACAAAGTACGTTGCTTGTGGCTGCCTAAGCACTGATGCAACTGCATGCAGTTTAGATTCGTGCTGTGCTGAAAGTGAAAGAGAAATGTTACTAGAAAGATCTCTGTCGCagcctcaaaaaaaaaaaaagttgcagacCTGAAGCTGACATGTTCAGATGCCATCAAAATACCAGAGAGGAGTGCACTCCTCAAAGGGGCTTTCTTTAACAAACAGCTTCCACATTTTAAGTAATTGTCCTGACCTGTGCCTTTTGTAGAGGAGCCATGCggcagcacagcacagcagtgCAGTTCTGACAAATCTGCAGGAACAGGTTCTTGTAGCGACTTGAGTTGGACTCGTTGGATGAGTTGAGCACCATCGACAGAGTGGCTCCATCTATGATAAAACCATAATCCTGGTTGGTCAAAGACCAACTCCTAcaacacagagaagagaaactGGTGAAAATTGAACTACCTCTCAGATTCAGTTCAATTAAATTATCTCctaaataaaaatatcacaaaatgatCTCAATGTATAAACTAAGTCGAGGTACCAACCTGGTGACGGCAGCCTTCACTGGGGGAGCATCCTGAACAGCTTTCTTGTGATATTCAAGCAAGAGCTCGTGCAGCCGCTCCTCACGCTTCCTCCCGCCATCCTCCAGAGTACGGACTGTTAGCTCCAACAGCTCTGTGTTCCTCTGGAACAATCTACAAGCATAGCAGGTGGACTTTGCTGTTTCCATTTTGTCCCCCGTTAGGACCCAAACCTTCATGCCTGCCCCCTGAAGAGCTTCCATGGtttctgctgcctcctcttGAAGCCTGCAGGATAGgaagataaagaaaagaaatgagacaaattaaatTACCATACTAACTCCGAGATGTTTCTACCAtcataagaaaaaataattcaacaGCTGAATAACATAGACATCAAGTTTAAAATACAAAGGAGTGAATTCCATGATAGCAAAGAAAAACCACAACATGAAATCAGCAAAGCTTTTTCTAACGTAAATTAAACTAGAGGATAAGTGTCTTTCCTCTGAAAAATATCAGAAGAGGCTGTGGTCGTAACTGGCACAAATACAACAGGACTTCTTTATCATGGTCATATTTGCTTGTACCAAGGCATCAAATTCACATTGTAATTCATTAAAGTTTCAGATGGTGTGGCactttaaaatatgtatagtaTATTTAAGTACGTACCATTATAATCAAGTGATTTGATTGCAATTAGATTTTATTCTAAGCATATTTCAGTTCAAATTGCAATACTTGTATATAAATCTATTCATGCAGGTTGTTTTCTGGAATCTTTGATTGTCAGTCGCTACTTAACCACAAGATGGCAGTGTGAGattacaaaaaagaagaaaaaagccttTTTGTTGAAATGAATCTACTTAAGTGAAATTCAAAATGCAACTTCATACTAGTCTAAAAAACAGCAGTAATCTAGTGGCATGTAACACAGACAGTCTATTATAAAACATCCACAGAAGGAAGAATTCATTCAACACAGCAGAAAAGGCAGTCAGAACACAGTGGTAGCGCCTTGCTTTCATAAACATAGCAAGTCAGAACAAGAAGTTAATGACAGGTTTATTGCAGACGTCTCCAAACTTCTGGCCTCTTTGTTATTTTAGGTTCATTATAAGATTTCTTTGTGTAGGGGGTTTTCACCCATTAAACTTCTTGGCAGTTATGTTTAATGAGAAGGAGGGAAACAGAAGCACATAAAACAGGAAGACATTCAGCAACTTTTATCAGTAGTTTCATTAGTGAGAGCTTTACAGCTGCAGTATTTGTGTGAGCACCCACCTATCTTCAACAGCGGTAGCTCCAATTAGGCTCATTCCAGTCTCCACTTGGTTATAAACAGCCATCAGCTTCTGCTCTCTGTCCTGCAGAGCCAGTCTAGCTTCCCTCAATCCTGCATCTGCTTGGGCGTACTCCTCTGCGCTAAGATATTTGTAGGCCACACACAGTGTTCGGTAGCCCTCCTAAACAGTGATAGCGAGtaatattaaaacaacaaaataatctgTCGGGAAATCATTACAACAGTTTGGAGATCTGGAAAGAGAAGTTGCTTTTGTCACTCACTGTTGCATTACGCTCCACATGCATGCGTATCCTCTCGACTTCCTCCTGTCTAACGCGGGGGAAGATGGAAGAGTCTGCTCCCTTACAGAACAGCAGTGTATCACCTGGGCACAAAGAAAGCACACAATCATACAGACACATAATGACGTCTGTTGGCGAATACTAAATCACAGTTAAtgcaacaagcctggcagtaatctcAATGTCACCTGATATGGCTCTGACGATTACACTCATTCGTCTTCTCACTGGGTCAAAGTTCAACACATGAAGTAGTTCATACCTTTGGAGAGTACGGAATTGAAATAGAATAAAAGATGTGAACGGAAAAAAAGGACTAAAACCAAAACACTTTGTGTATGCAATAACTGACTTACATTTCAACATCATTGTTCCTGTTGAGAATTTTCATGGTTTTACTTTCAAGACCCAGAAATGTGAAGCCATACCTGCAGATGGAGACAAATCACTATGAATGTGGCATTTATGCGCTAATGTGCAAAATGAACATACATTCTACAGAAATGTACACAGATTCTCCAAATACAATTCTGTGATATTCGTATTTCAACTACAAGCTTGGTACAATTCCACTTCAACTCAATGAGTCATaacagttcagtttttacctcaTGGCACCCTTGACTAGAGCAACCTCATCAGGTGAGGAGGCAATAAAGCCCCTCAGCGCCTCCGATGTTTGAAGCACTTCTCCATCTACTCCTAAGCCATCCACCTCATCTACCCGTCCATCCACTTGACATTGACTCTGCTCTGTAGGCTCCTTCACCTGGACTGTGTGGCACAGACACAGGGCTCGCAGAAACAGCTCTTCCCTCTCCTAGTAACACAGCATTAACATGGTTTAATACAGTCaaacaaaatacagtatatgcTGAATAACATTATTGCTAAcaaatttgtaaatgaactATGCTCCCTGAAACTAATTTATACTAATC
This Amphiprion ocellaris isolate individual 3 ecotype Okinawa chromosome 13, ASM2253959v1, whole genome shotgun sequence DNA region includes the following protein-coding sequences:
- the atp11c gene encoding phospholipid-transporting ATPase 11C isoform X4, with amino-acid sequence MLRRRLNRLLGGDERRVDSRTIYVGHRSCPANEAFIPPKFCDNRIVSSKYTVWNFLPKNLFEQFRRIANFYFLIIFLVQVIVDTPTSPVTSGLPLFFVITVTAIKQGYEDWLRHKADNEVNKYPVTVLEDGRRIRKESEKIKVGDVVEVEENETFPCDLILLQSSRDDDTCFVTTASLDGESNHKTHYTVPDTEKDLESLNATIECEQPQPDLYKFVGRMHIYKNNREPAVRSLGPENLLLKGATLKNTQKICGVAVYTGMETKMALNYQGKSQKRSAVEKSINAFLLVYLCILVSKALVCTTLKYVWQSKPGQDEPWYNEKTQREKDTNLYLKMFTDFLSFMVLFNFIIPVSMYVTVEMQKFLGSFFITWDKDFFDPEIKEGALVNTSDLNEELGQVEYIFTDKTGTLTQNNMEFIECCIDGFQYKYRDASSELDGFCVTDGPVNKLQQKAGREREELFLRALCLCHTVQVKEPTEQSQCQVDGRVDEVDGLGVDGEVLQTSEALRGFIASSPDEVALVKGAMRYGFTFLGLESKTMKILNRNNDVEMYELLHVLNFDPVRRRMSVIVRAISGDTLLFCKGADSSIFPRVRQEEVERIRMHVERNATEGYRTLCVAYKYLSAEEYAQADAGLREARLALQDREQKLMAVYNQVETGMSLIGATAVEDRLQEEAAETMEALQGAGMKVWVLTGDKMETAKSTCYACRLFQRNTELLELTVRTLEDGGRKREERLHELLLEYHKKAVQDAPPVKAAVTRSWSLTNQDYGFIIDGATLSMVLNSSNESNSSRYKNLFLQICQNCTAVLCCRMAPLQKAQIVKMVKNSKGCPITLSIGDGANDVSMILEAHVGIGIKGKEGRQAVRNSDYAIPKLKHLKKLLLAHGHLYYVRIAHLVQYFFYKNLCFILPQFLYQFFCGYSQQPLYDAAYLTMYNICFTSMPILAYSLLEQHICMEVLLDNATLYREIAKNAMLRWGPFLYWTLLGVFHGLLFFFGVRYLFSNPALQDNGQVFGNWSYGTIVFTVLVFTVTLKLALDTRHWTWINHFVIWGSLAFYVFFSFFWGGIIWPFLRQQRLYFVFANMLSSVSAWLVIILLILLSLLPEILLVVFRKPRGPHARQLSDGDLQQTSRLQLSHHYPTST
- the atp11c gene encoding phospholipid-transporting ATPase 11C isoform X1, which produces MLRRRLNRLLGGDERRVDSRTIYVGHRSCPANEAFIPPKFCDNRIVSSKYTVWNFLPKNLFEQFRRIANFYFLIIFLVQVIVDTPTSPVTSGLPLFFVITVTAIKQGYEDWLRHKADNEVNKYPVTVLEDGRRIRKESEKIKVGDVVEVEENETFPCDLILLQSSRDDDTCFVTTASLDGESNHKTHYTVPDTEKDLESLNATIECEQPQPDLYKFVGRMHIYKNNREPAVRSLGPENLLLKGATLKNTQKICGVAVYTGMETKMALNYQGKSQKRSAVEKSINAFLLVYLCILVSKALVCTTLKYVWQSKPGQDEPWYNEKTQREKDTNLYLKMFTDFLSFMVLFNFIIPVSMYVTVEMQKFLGSFFITWDKDFFDPEIKEGALVNTSDLNEELGQVEYIFTDKTGTLTQNNMEFIECCIDGFQYKYRDASSELDGFCVTDGPVNKLQQKAGREREELFLRALCLCHTVQVKEPTEQSQCQVDGRVDEVDGLGVDGEVLQTSEALRGFIASSPDEVALVKGAMRYGFTFLGLESKTMKILNRNNDVEMYELLHVLNFDPVRRRMSVIVRAISGDTLLFCKGADSSIFPRVRQEEVERIRMHVERNATEGYRTLCVAYKYLSAEEYAQADAGLREARLALQDREQKLMAVYNQVETGMSLIGATAVEDRLQEEAAETMEALQGAGMKVWVLTGDKMETAKSTCYACRLFQRNTELLELTVRTLEDGGRKREERLHELLLEYHKKAVQDAPPVKAAVTRSWSLTNQDYGFIIDGATLSMVLNSSNESNSSRYKNLFLQICQNCTAVLCCRMAPLQKAQIVKMVKNSKGCPITLSIGDGANDVSMILEAHVGIGIKGKEGRQAVRNSDYAIPKLKHLKKLLLAHGHLYYVRIAHLVQYFFYKNLCFILPQFLYQFFCGYSQQPLYDAAYLTMYNICFTSMPILAYSLLEQHICMEVLLDNATLYREIAKNAMLRWGPFLYWTLLGVFHGLLFFFGVRYLFSNPALQDNGQVFGNWSYGTIVFTVLVFTVTLKLALDTRHWTWINHFVIWGSLAFYVFFSFFWGGIIWPFLRQQRLYFVFANMLSSVSAWLVIILLILLSLLPEILLVVFRKPRGPHARQKKLSQSSAGGLQSPRSSARPLLMRTFSDESNTVI
- the atp11c gene encoding phospholipid-transporting ATPase 11C isoform X2 codes for the protein MLRRRLNRLLGGDERRVDSRTIYVGHRSCPANEAFIPPKFCDNRIVSSKYTVWNFLPKNLFEQFRRIANFYFLIIFLVQVIVDTPTSPVTSGLPLFFVITVTAIKQGYEDWLRHKADNEVNKYPVTVLEDGRRIRKESEKIKVGDVVEVEENETFPCDLILLQSSRDDDTCFVTTASLDGESNHKTHYTVPDTEKDLESLNATIECEQPQPDLYKFVGRMHIYKNNREPAVRSLGPENLLLKGATLKNTQKICGVAVYTGMETKMALNYQGKSQKRSAVEKSINAFLLVYLCILVSKALVCTTLKYVWQSKPGQDEPWYNEKTQREKDTNLYLKMFTDFLSFMVLFNFIIPVSMYVTVEMQKFLGSFFITWDKDFFDPEIKEGALVNTSDLNEELGQVEYIFTDKTGTLTQNNMEFIECCIDGFQYKYRDASSELDGFCVTDGPVNKLQQKAGREREELFLRALCLCHTVQVKEPTEQSQCQVDGRVDEVDGLGVDGEVLQTSEALRGFIASSPDEVALVKGAMRYGFTFLGLESKTMKILNRNNDVEMYELLHVLNFDPVRRRMSVIVRAISGDTLLFCKGADSSIFPRVRQEEVERIRMHVERNATEGYRTLCVAYKYLSAEEYAQADAGLREARLALQDREQKLMAVYNQVETGMSLIGATAVEDRLQEEAAETMEALQGAGMKVWVLTGDKMETAKSTCYACRLFQRNTELLELTVRTLEDGGRKREERLHELLLEYHKKAVQDAPPVKAAVTRSWSLTNQDYGFIIDGATLSMVLNSSNESNSSRYKNLFLQICQNCTAVLCCRMAPLQKAQIVKMVKNSKGCPITLSIGDGANDVSMILEAHVGIGIKGKEGRQAVRNSDYAIPKLKHLKKLLLAHGHLYYVRIAHLVQYFFYKNLCFILPQFLYQFFCGYSQQPLYDAAYLTMYNICFTSMPILAYSLLEQHICMEVLLDNATLYREIAKNAMLRWGPFLYWTLLGVFHGLLFFFGVRYLFSNPALQDNGQVFGNWSYGTIVFTVLVFTVTLKLALDTRHWTWINHFVIWGSLAFYVFFSFFWGGIIWPFLRQQRLYFVFANMLSSVSAWLVIILLILLSLLPEILLVVFRKPRGPHARQKLSQSSAGGLQSPRSSARPLLMRTFSDESNTVI
- the atp11c gene encoding phospholipid-transporting ATPase 11C isoform X3, whose protein sequence is MLRRRLNRLLGGDERRVDSRTIYVGHRSCPANEAFIPPKFCDNRIVSSKYTVWNFLPKNLFEQFRRIANFYFLIIFLVQVIVDTPTSPVTSGLPLFFVITVTAIKQGYEDWLRHKADNEVNKYPVTVLEDGRRIRKESEKIKVGDVVEVEENETFPCDLILLQSSRDDDTCFVTTASLDGESNHKTHYTVPDTEKDLESLNATIECEQPQPDLYKFVGRMHIYKNNREPAVRSLGPENLLLKGATLKNTQKICGVAVYTGMETKMALNYQGKSQKRSAVEKSINAFLLVYLCILVSKALVCTTLKYVWQSKPGQDEPWYNEKTQREKDTNLYLKMFTDFLSFMVLFNFIIPVSMYVTVEMQKFLGSFFITWDKDFFDPEIKEGALVNTSDLNEELGQVEYIFTDKTGTLTQNNMEFIECCIDGFQYKYRDASSELDGFCVTDGPVNKLQQKAGREREELFLRALCLCHTVQVKEPTEQSQCQVDGRVDEVDGLGVDGEVLQTSEALRGFIASSPDEVALVKGAMRYGFTFLGLESKTMKILNRNNDVEMYELLHVLNFDPVRRRMSVIVRAISGDTLLFCKGADSSIFPRVRQEEVERIRMHVERNATEGYRTLCVAYKYLSAEEYAQADAGLREARLALQDREQKLMAVYNQVETGMSLIGATAVEDRLQEEAAETMEALQGAGMKVWVLTGDKMETAKSTCYACRLFQRNTELLELTVRTLEDGGRKREERLHELLLEYHKKAVQDAPPVKAAVTRSWSLTNQDYGFIIDGATLSMVLNSSNESNSSRYKNLFLQICQNCTAVLCCRMAPLQKAQIVKMVKNSKGCPITLSIGDGANDVSMILEAHVGIGIKGKEGRQAVRNSDYAIPKLKHLKKLLLAHGHLYYVRIAHLVQYFFYKNLCFILPQFLYQFFCGYSQQPLYDAAYLTMYNICFTSMPILAYSLLEQHICMEVLLDNATLYREIAKNAMLRWGPFLYWTLLGVFHGLLFFFGVRYLFSNPALQDNGQVFGNWSYGTIVFTVLVFTVTLKLALDTRHWTWINHFVIWGSLAFYVFFSFFWGGIIWPFLRQQRLYFVFANMLSSVSAWLVIILLILLSLLPEILLVVFRKPRGPHARQMKHRLPSSGTSTIFMLSQTASTHSFSWSD
- the atp11c gene encoding phospholipid-transporting ATPase 11C isoform X5; the encoded protein is MLRRRLNRLLGGDERRVDSRTIYVGHRSCPANEAFIPPKFCDNRIVSSKYTVWNFLPKNLFEQFRRIANFYFLIIFLVQVIVDTPTSPVTSGLPLFFVITVTAIKQGYEDWLRHKADNEVNKYPVTVLEDGRRIRKESEKIKVGDVVEVEENETFPCDLILLQSSRDDDTCFVTTASLDGESNHKTHYTVPDTEKDLESLNATIECEQPQPDLYKFVGRMHIYKNNREPAVRSLGPENLLLKGATLKNTQKICGVAVYTGMETKMALNYQGKSQKRSAVEKSINAFLLVYLCILVSKALVCTTLKYVWQSKPGQDEPWYNEKTQREKDTNLYLKMFTDFLSFMVLFNFIIPVSMYVTVEMQKFLGSFFITWDKDFFDPEIKEGALVNTSDLNEELGQVEYIFTDKTGTLTQNNMEFIECCIDGFQYKYRDASSELDGFCVTDGPVNKLQQKAGREREELFLRALCLCHTVQVKEPTEQSQCQVDGRVDEVDGLGVDGEVLQTSEALRGFIASSPDEVALVKGAMRYGFTFLGLESKTMKILNRNNDVEMYELLHVLNFDPVRRRMSVIVRAISGDTLLFCKGADSSIFPRVRQEEVERIRMHVERNATEGYRTLCVAYKYLSAEEYAQADAGLREARLALQDREQKLMAVYNQVETGMSLIGATAVEDRLQEEAAETMEALQGAGMKVWVLTGDKMETAKSTCYACRLFQRNTELLELTVRTLEDGGRKREERLHELLLEYHKKAVQDAPPVKAAVTRSWSLTNQDYGFIIDGATLSMVLNSSNESNSSRYKNLFLQICQNCTAVLCCRMAPLQKAQIVKMVKNSKGCPITLSIGDGANDVSMILEAHVGIGIKGKEGRQAVRNSDYAIPKLKHLKKLLLAHGHLYYVRIAHLVQYFFYKNLCFILPQFLYQFFCGYSQQPLYDAAYLTMYNICFTSMPILAYSLLEQHICMEVLLDNATLYREIAKNAMLRWGPFLYWTLLGVFHGLLFFFGVRYLFSNPALQDNGQVFGNWSYGTIVFTVLVFTVTLKLALDTRHWTWINHFVIWGSLAFYVFFSFFWGGIIWPFLRQQRLYFVFANMLSSVSAWLVIILLILLSLLPEILLVVFRKPRGPHARQIAAVTPLSYKHLKERQ